atcaagatatttatcaaaactagttgaggaaaaagtttctgtttttggattaagtgtaaaactaaaaactccaaatgttattttgtgattttggtgactttggtttgatgatttaaagcatggttgatgttaggatgatattatgaatatgttagaagtaagatttgattttttgaaactcttggagatgttttgatttaatgtcaaaacttgtgattcaagtgcttggatctttttacaaaaaagtttggtgttaattattagctttttctaaatggatgttttaagtatgattttgaacttaggattggaagatgtttgttgcaaaattttggtttaagcatgagttttgaaatttgaaggaattgcaacaaaaatcaatggaaatggcctatggatgtttcggccataatgtgttcttcatagttatgttttgttttaaatttttctgagttgatatttaagtttaggacaaaatttacatgatgaatgtaaattttggaaacttttggagttagtatgcaaaatccttaagttatgggtaaaacggtcattttcccacatgtagagagtaaaatgaaaattttactctttaagttagtattttccatatttcaaattattagtgatttagttctaacttttagaatcactaattacagttcctcgtgatcgcacttgaagttttataagaaacgcggagatcgaggtaagttagcttttaacttactagcagtctactgtgtatgtgtgctaagtaaaggaactacagtgtatgtatgtatgttatcaaatatgtcatgccatgccaagttatcacgtaattgtctattatacagaatttattctgtcatcaatttttatctgttacataatatattctgtcatgtattactgtacattacaagtatgtcatgttaaatatgttgtctgttatatgttatgccatgttatgaaatgtttctatctcaagttggtcatgtatttcaagttatgttcaaatcacgttatgttacgttagggcttcaatcctttcgtattccagtcacgtttcatattaagtttgtgtagaatacatggggccacaacaactgtggagtatgtatttacacatagaatacatggggccacaacaactgtggagtatgtatttttcatgttaagtcaagtttatgtaggatacatggggccacaacaactgtggagtatgtatttacacgtagaatacatggggccacaacaactgtggagtatgtatttacacgtagaatacatggggccacaacaactgtggagtatgtatttttaatgttaagtcaagtttgtgtagaatacatggggccacaacaactgtggagtatgtatttacacgtagaatacatggagtcacaacaactgtggagtatgtatttttcatgttaagtcaagtttgtgtagaatacatggggccacaacaactgtggagtatgtatttacacatagaatacatggggccacaacaactgtggagtatgtatttttcatgttaagtcaagtttatgtaggatacatggggccacaacaactgtggagtatgtatttacacgtagaatacatggggccacaacaactgtggagtatgtatttacacgtagaatacatggggccacaacaactgtggagtatgtatttttaatgttaagtcaagtttgtgtagaatacatggggccacaacaactgtggagtatgtatttacacgtagaatacatggagtcacaacaactgtggagtatgtatttttcatgttaagtcaagtttgtgtagaatacatggggccacaacaattgtggagtatgtatttttaaatgttaagtcaagttgtgtagaatacatggggccacaacaactgtggagtatgtatttaactacaaatgtgatgcgtaaaatacatggggccacaacaactgtggagtatgtatttttcatgttaagtcaagtttgtgtagaatacatggggccacaacaactgtggagtatgtatttttaatgttaagtcaagtttgtgaagaatacatggggccacaacaactgtggagtatgtatttttcatgttaattcaagttttagagcaagttcatgctaagtcaagttcacttcatgattcaatttaagctatgtcaattatgttatgttgtacactaagttatgctttaattacttatgaatttgattattcatttatgcttttactgtcatccatgcatcattagtctgtatggaagttttttgttaacttgctgagatttgtaatcaaatctcactgtggtagtcccaactaccattccccccgaatggtagatcttgttacaggacctgaaagaagatcaggagctgaccaactaggtacagtcgactgaacgacggtgcgtcgttaaggttaatatagtagttaaattactacttgtacgatggagttgcatctccagtacttttagatcataactattttggaatagttctgtgatcttagttattcaatgtatctttatatatgaagtatgtttttaagtatttgggatattttaatttggtgcatagtattgctaaagaaaaaaattatccgctgcgaatattgcataatgttagatgcatgttaggattattgcatcttatatgtcatgaacgggggcaggtaaccttgtgttgcatgtctcgacgcttcaaatgtccgtccaatcccaaacggaatttgggggcgtcacagaatatattatgtaacagataaaaattgacgacagaataaattatgtataatagacaattatgtgataacttggcatgtcatgacatatatgataacatacatacatacactgtagttcctttacttaacacacatacacagtagactgctagtaagttaaaagctaacttacctcgatctctgcgtttcttataaaaccttaagcgtgatcatgaggaactgtaattagtgattctaaaagttagcattaaatcactaataaattaaaatatgaaaaatactaacttaaagagtttactctctgcatgtaggaaaatgactgttttacccataacttaaggattttgcatactaattccagatgtcaccaaaatttacatacctcgtGTAAATTTTatactcaattcaaatatcaatttagaaaaatttaaaactaatcacaactattaaaactccataaggccgaaattctcatatgctatttccattgatttttattttctaacttgttttgatcaaccttttgatttatgacttataagtatgtgatcttcaaaccaaaccatcacatggtttaaaaagatgtcctaaaacatatataagcttttaattcaagatcacatggttagaaattaaccaaaacataaatttagccaagaacatccacactttgacttatctgaatatctctttgcataaaatttcatatctttgaaactaatatcaaatatcttcaaaataataatataacatatatataagatgcttaaaatcctccaataaaattatcaaagtcattagaataggtttagaccaccaaagagttaaactttctcaaaacagaaactgtttttcttcttccagtttctaagtttctaaatctaagaaaatttttcatcaaaacctttaatcatgcaaaactcctcaaccaatagtcatatatacatgttaaaaatactccataaaaatttcggaccaatatctatccattagcttggtcaaaaactccaaactataacatattctctagtttatctcccaaaatgacctttttatagtttacataatatttgactgaccaaatgatcttcaaatgggacaaataagatatccatgtaaattagactgaaaaaggaacaacttatatgaatgagactttatgataaaacacttataaaagcttcgaaatgggtgtgcaaaagaactcctaaaagctgtccgagagaaagtatttaatattcttttaaaggaacgtgtaaatgaagataagttcgtgggtgatggctggagatacttatggacgagataaggaagatgataaggttggagttgagagttgagtgtagttttctcctacccaaaatatttataaaagattatctcataatattctattcaataatatttataaaaatcagcttaagatattttccaaatgtggagtagacttagaagagtaaggtggctaaaatctttccatgtgtccaaataaaactttctaactatctccaataataaaaaacacactcctgataccacagtgagtaataacattaactatacgattaatagattcatgaaaacttatagggtcttcacgagatttaTAGAAATTTCAACGTTAAATTtatagcgggctgttacatttaCACTCACTAATGACCATAAGCCACGTAGGAGTTGCAGCTTGTAGCATACTACATCTGCATGTATGATAAAATGTGACCAGAAACATCACCGATAACAATCTCTCCCTTGAGCAGCGATATTTCCTCTTTCCCTCCCTCGCGAAATTTTTTTTCGCATCAACTGAACACATTTCCCTCCTTCCTTTCCCTATAATCAATTTCCTCTCCCCATTGAAAAAAATGGATGAAGCTAGCTTATTGAAACTGGTATGCAACGATGGATGAAATGGGTATATTGGTATGCCAAGGGATGGATGCAAAATAAATAACccggaaagaaaaaaaaaaaaaaaaacacaatccagtgcaaaaacaatacaaattttcaactaaaaaatagcacaaataaCTCAAAAACACGTGTAAATATAGAATTCTTTTCTCCACGCCCTAAAATCTCCAACAGGAGCCCCTCGGTAAAGGAAGAGCGAGTAGCGGCTTTTTTTCATACTAGCAGCTATAGCGGCGAGTCCATCGAAAATGAATTTCAACATTGCAAACCCAACCACCGGGTACCAAAAGAAGCTTGAAATATACGACAATATCAAACTGTAAGAACCATATgctctctatttctttctctatgAAATCTCAATTTTTCTTTACAGTTTTAAGTTTTATGGTTGATGTTggaatcgatttttttttttttaatccgaTATATACCTTTGGTTTGTACTTGTGATTATGGatttgtttctttatttcttgAATTATGGGTTGGTTGCCATGGTGTTCCTTGGAAAGTTTGTACGTAAAACAAACCTATTGTTAGTGACAGTCCGATGCAAACTTCCAAATGAACCATAtccctttaaaaataaaaaaataataaaaaaaataaaaaacctggAAAACACATTAAACCAACTAGAGAAAATCGCTGTGTGAGGGAGGGAAAGTGTTTAGTTGATGTGAAAAATTTCTGTGTGAGGGAGGGAAAGTGTTCAGTtgatgtgaaattttttttgcgAGGTAGGGAAAGAGGGAAGATCGCTGCGCAAAGGAGGGATTATTCGCATTTTTATCATGCATGCAGGTGTAGAATTTCACAACCTGCAACCCCTACGTGGTTTACCGTCGTTGGTGggtgtaaaaatataaaaaccacCCGTCCGGCCTTGAATTTTTCTCCTCTATAAAAccgaataaaaaaaatgttactaTTAAACTAAGAAATAAATACATCATGGAGAAAAATGACGAATGAGctgtgaagaagaaaaaaagaagaaaacctaagcaaatttttttcaaaagctcaCACCAGCAGGAACCTTCATGCCCAGCTGAGGCATGTTGTGCTTTGAAGGATCGTATACCATTTAAATAGAGGCACTGAGGCTCCGAATGGTTATCACTAacagaatttgaaaatgtataAAAACCTGCATCTTGATGCAGCACTCTTGATATTCCTTGAGGGTATAGAAACACTCATGTACAGATAAGATGCTCTTTTGCAGCACTATAAAATTCCTCCGCAGTATCCAATGACAGAATTTCAGTGAACATAACCTGAGTAAAAGTATCTAAAAATGTAGCGGTACAGTAGGAGCCAAGCATGCATGTGTGCGtgtatatgagagagagagagagagagagagagagagagagagagagagagagagagagagagagagagagagagagaggactcaGCCAATTGAGCAAATTATGTAACGTTTTCTCCTAAAAAGTAAACAATTTTGCAGAAAACACTTGTTCCCAATAAAAAAACTTGTAGTGACTGGCTCAAAACTACTCTACAAGCTTTCCAGAGTTACAATCAATTACTTTCATGTTGTCTTTGTTTTCTTGGAAGATCCCTTCTTTGAAAATGAAGATCCCTTCTTTGAGGATGAAGATCCCTTCTTTGAGGACTTCTGATGcggttttgtatttggtttcaACTTGCTTGAGGTTGCTGACGACTTCCCTTTCTGGTTCTTTCGCTTCTCTTTTTTCACGTTGTACATGGTGACCGCCTAGATCCCAAGCATTTTAAGTCCAAATGATAAGCATAAAACTTACATTTGACTAACAAAGTTGAAGATTTAACTACCAGGGGAAAATTAACCGAACGGCTAAAGATTACCTTATCTACGTTGAGTATGTCGTGGGAATTCTTAGAGATTAGCTTGTTCAGAACTTTCTCAGTTTGCTCCTTCTCTTGTGAGCCTACTATGCCTTTTCCTTCCACGACAGGTAGGAACTGAAAGGATATATAGAGGATGTTGAACCACTCCATTACCGAGTACAACTTTTAGCAGAGAATCATTTGCATAGGTAAAATTAACAAACCTTGCGATATTTCCCTTTATGTTGTGCAGGCTTTTCTCCAGGCAACTTCTTGTCAAATTTCCCACCACTGGCTGTTGCACTTGCTGCTATTCCAGCTACATTCACTAGTTCATCTTTAGTGACTTTCTTGGGTGCAGTCTGGGTTCCTGTTATAGGCAACGCTGTGGCAGCTAGTTGGACATGGCTGCAGAAAAAGTTTTCTCAGGTCCAGTGTTGCAATATAAGAAATGGAAAGATAATAAGAAAACACAACATATATTTGACCAAAGTAACCAAGGCTAAGCCAAGAAGTAAAAAAAGTACTAAGCCAAGAACTACTCCAAAAGCATTGTCAAGATGACAAAAGCCAAAAGGCAATGAGATATTATGGGCAAGAGAAGGAACTCGGGGACTGTCAATGACTAGATTCATGAGAACTTGGGATAGTCCAGACTAAGTCAAGATGAAGAATCAATTAGGATGGTTAGGCCATCAGAAGGGACAAGAAACAGGGTTTTCAAATTGATACTCCACAAGGTCCAGTAAGTTGTTCTTGAATAGTTGGGAAAACAACTTATGGTGTTCAGTGGATAACCGATATGGTGATGTTACAAGAAAACAACCCAGAATTCAGCTACTCGTCAAAGAAATTTTCTTGAAAAGGCTGAACAACTAGACAATAAACATCATCAACTTTGGAGATTGCATAATCATTGATTCACTCTTAAATTGCAAACGTGAAACCACCATTAGTGTCTAGAAGAGTCCTCCGGCAAAGGGAAAAAACATGTGAGAAGGGGTAAATCAAAGGAAATTACTtgtactgattttttttttataggtaaccaagaaattatattcatagaaataggcaaagcccaagtacacaggaagtatatatGAGAAACACCTAGCTAAAGGTTACAATAGCTTGtactgattaagaaaatatctaTACTTTCCGATCTGCAGAAACTTTATAAATCACAAACCTCGGTAAAGCATCAACTTTTGCCGCTTGTTTCAAGTTCTGTAGCCGATTTTTATCTTGCTTTTCAACACGTTTCTTTTTATCTGCTTGCCTTTTAGCAAAAGGATCCTCGCCTGGCTCTGCAAAAAGGTGATTACCATGTCATAACGTAAGAATGTGATGAGATATTTGATGCTTGTAAATTAGTGGATAAAGATTCTTGCTTTATAGTTATGATATCACAATTAGATATCATTTTTCAGTAcggtaatttttatttttttacttataaataagtgtagtaaatattttcatcatttaGACAAAAGAAGAAGTACCAATAGAATGCTATTCATTGCAACAAAGGATTCTTTAACACAGTAAGGTCTTGTTGAATTATTTACCATCAGTTATCTTGGCCTCAATGATAGGTATATTTTCCTCATCATTTGCCCGATCATATCCATAACGACGTTTCCAAGTACCAGTTGGCTCATCATATGATATCTTGTCTTTTTTGCGCTTCTTTATACCTGCAAGGTATCTCAAAAAGTCATAACCAATGACATCAAAAACTTACCCATGATAAATCAGATCTAATAAATGTATTGAGAGTCCAAAGATCATAAAGATAATAACCTCTTGCTTTGGCAAACAGTTCCCATTTTGTAGGAGGTTTAGGCTTTGGAAGCTGAAAATACAATGTATTAGAGATAATCAATTAATCAATCAAGTATTAATTCTGTATACCCAATTAGGAACTGTATGGCACACTGTACAATTTAGTTCTaaaaaatgagaagataaaCAAATACAGATTCCTCTACTAGGAACATGCATCTCCTCATCATATTGTAAGTTTCAGAAATAGTTTCTTTCACCAGTCTTGAAACTTCCTAACCAACCAAACCATGTGCCATATccacctctctctctaaatAGTTAGCAAAAAAAACTTGTTCCCAAACTAGCAAGTTGCAGAAGCTACTGTAATGTATTGTATTTTGgcaacttataaaaaaacaaatattgtaTTTTGGCAACAGAAATCCAACGAGGTAGAAAGTTCAACAATGCCAGTTATAAGCCAtcctacttatatatatatatatattgataggtaaaaaagagattttattaatccacgtaaataggcaaaacccaagtacacaagaagtatacaaaaaaGAGCCTAACTACAAAAACTAAGCGCTACGGAAAGTGGCATAATCCTAATTATATATGAACTATGCATtacatattaataaaaagtatgaTCTAAGGTTTCTCCATTTAGCCCAACCGGAGAACGCAGAGAAACAGTATCGATTACATGGTAAAGATGCAGCACGGATATACGAAATATATATATCTGGAAGACAAAATAgagatacatatataaataaaaggatGAACTCACAGGCTTCTCTCTGGGCAGTCTTGTTGTTGGTGGGGGCAACTTGACCAGGGGACCATCTACGTCCTCAGTTGAAGGTAAGTTGAACAGAGTATTTGCAATGGCTTGAACTAATTCAGTGCCCTTCTGTAGACATTCCTTCACTAACTCCTCTCTACGatgattgaaaatattaattttttttataggtgtaATCGGGTTGAAAATGTTAGAAACAAATACATAAATTCCCTACTCAAACCAAAGACGCAACGTTCTACGCAGAATGAtgatctgaaaaataaaaaactttgcaGAACACTAAAAATGTAAGACAAAAGGGTTATCACCACATAGACACGGGGTGAAATGACTTCCCCTAATATCCATGTACACGTTATTTGAGGCAATAAAACACGAGGTAATAGATTGCATTTCAATATCGTCTTGTGCATAGAGAAGCTTCTTTCCTTAAAGCCTAACCTGGATGAAGGTAGGGAGGAAAATTGGTGATGAGGATTGAAGGCAAAGAGATTGCCAAGGTCGATCTCGAACTGCGACGTCTCCATCTCAGACCGCTTCTTCCGTGGCGTGCTATTTGGTTTAGCTCTACAGCCCAGCAACTAATTCAGAGCCCTACAAGGTAGACAGTCTAGGTTCTCAAGAGAGTTTCTGCGGCTctgtaaagagagagagagagagagagtagctaCTTTCTAGGGTTTATTGGCTGGTTTGAAAGGAGATGATGAGTGCGGTTTTACAGGCCGTGAGCCGGATTGGGTTTAGTTGTTTTCTGGGCCTCCTCCAAACCTGCCTTCAAGAATCAAAACTCTTCCCcaatttttaataaagaataagGGTGGGTTTGAGCGTTGAtaagaattataaataataataataaatatgtaaaaaataataata
This genomic window from Carya illinoinensis cultivar Pawnee chromosome 7, C.illinoinensisPawnee_v1, whole genome shotgun sequence contains:
- the LOC122316903 gene encoding ribosome biogenesis regulatory protein homolog, yielding METSQFEIDLGNLFAFNPHHQFSSLPSSREELVKECLQKGTELVQAIANTLFNLPSTEDVDGPLVKLPPPTTRLPREKPLPKPKPPTKWELFAKARGIKKRKKDKISYDEPTGTWKRRYGYDRANDEENIPIIEAKITDEPGEDPFAKRQADKKKRVEKQDKNRLQNLKQAAKVDALPSHVQLAATALPITGTQTAPKKVTKDELVNVAGIAASATASGGKFDKKLPGEKPAQHKGKYRKFLPVVEGKGIVGSQEKEQTEKVLNKLISKNSHDILNVDKAVTMYNVKKEKRKNQKGKSSATSSKLKPNTKPHQKSSKKGSSSSKKGSSFSKKGSSKKTKTT